One genomic segment of Streptomyces sp. RKND-216 includes these proteins:
- a CDS encoding site-specific integrase, whose translation MPTPRKNRANGEGTVYQRKDGRWEAAGYVLTADGTRKRVRVYGNTRKKATDKLTEKLADSNRGLPHASADSTVGTYLAYWLDNVAIHRLRETTHTRYAACIRLHLAPGLGTKKLARLTARDVRTFLDRLRSTCQCCSHGLDAERKHCCAIGQCCRKTLSPLTVTYVHSVLKAALEHAVREDELPRNVARNVKTTAPRPTRFRPLTTTEARQFLTAARNDRLHALYELALRTGLRKGELLGLRWEDLDLDSGTATIRRSLQRTRTGGLTPLPTKTRASERRIALPSGCIHSLKEHKDRQHRERETAGPHWEENGLVFATPTGRPLDPANLTRRFQSFLDRAELRRIRFHDLRHSTATLLLEQGVDLVVIKELLGHAHIGVTAGVYAHVRLRLQRDAIDTIGKALSPNDDDPDDPPTAAVVS comes from the coding sequence ATGCCCACCCCGAGGAAGAACCGTGCGAACGGTGAGGGCACCGTCTATCAGCGCAAGGACGGGCGCTGGGAAGCTGCCGGGTACGTCCTCACCGCCGACGGCACCCGCAAACGAGTCCGCGTCTACGGCAACACCCGCAAGAAGGCGACCGACAAGCTCACGGAGAAGCTCGCCGACAGCAACCGCGGGCTTCCCCACGCCTCCGCCGACAGCACCGTGGGCACATACCTCGCGTACTGGCTCGACAACGTCGCCATCCACCGACTCCGCGAGACCACCCACACCCGCTACGCCGCATGCATCCGGCTCCACCTCGCACCTGGGCTCGGCACGAAGAAGCTCGCCCGGCTCACCGCACGGGACGTGCGTACCTTCCTCGACCGGCTCCGCTCCACATGCCAATGCTGCAGTCACGGGCTGGACGCTGAACGGAAGCACTGCTGCGCCATCGGACAATGCTGCCGCAAGACGCTCTCGCCACTGACCGTGACCTACGTGCACTCCGTCCTCAAGGCCGCACTGGAGCACGCCGTCCGCGAAGACGAACTGCCCCGCAACGTGGCCCGGAACGTCAAGACCACCGCACCCCGGCCGACACGCTTCCGGCCCCTCACCACGACCGAGGCCCGCCAGTTCCTCACCGCAGCCCGCAACGACCGGCTGCATGCGCTGTACGAACTCGCCCTGCGCACCGGCCTCCGCAAAGGCGAACTTCTCGGACTGCGCTGGGAAGACCTCGACCTCGACAGCGGCACTGCCACCATCCGGCGGTCACTCCAGCGCACCCGCACAGGCGGCCTCACACCCCTGCCCACCAAGACCCGGGCGTCCGAACGCCGCATCGCGCTCCCCTCCGGCTGCATCCACTCACTCAAGGAGCACAAGGACCGACAGCACCGAGAGCGCGAGACGGCGGGGCCACACTGGGAAGAGAACGGCCTCGTCTTCGCAACACCGACCGGTCGTCCCCTCGACCCCGCCAACCTCACCCGACGCTTCCAGAGCTTCCTCGACCGAGCCGAGCTACGGCGAATCCGCTTCCACGACCTCCGCCACTCCACCGCGACCCTGCTCCTGGAACAAGGCGTCGACCTCGTCGTCATCAAGGAACTCCTCGGCCACGCCCACATCGGCGTCACCGCCGGCGTCTACGCCCACGTACGACTCCGCCTCCAACGAGACGCCATCGACACCATCGGCAAGGCCCTCAGCCCGAACGACGACGACCCCGACGACCCTCCCACCGCAGCCGTCGTCAGCTGA
- a CDS encoding polymorphic toxin-type HINT domain-containing protein → MARPAWLRSRTIRNTHRFRRHTIVGLGLALSVGLLPGFVPQAAASGPPKPEIQDLDDPVPGKPARNQPHPANPVLKAKVKAPPRVVWPEAGTETLRPVSKSDKGKGGPLRLAGPSQASRSGAASPAAVDVTVLSRKKTLKAGVDGVLLDVRRSDGAKRAAPVDISLDYSGFAEAYGGDYGARLRLVQYPACLVDSPQKPECREAEELGSVNDTAQQRLTARVEAAGDGSDGAAPLVAALAGEGSDQGSYGATPLQPSAQWSVSNSSGAFNWSYPLRTPPVPGGLSPAIGLGYGSQSIDGQTAVTNNQGSWVGLGFSYEPGFIERRYKGCAKDGHKETNGDLCWAYDNATVQIAGGTAGRLVKDDDTGQWRVSADDNTRVEKKTGAPNGDDNGEYWVLTSADGTEYYFGLDNLPGWSSGDEQTESTWTVPVYGDDTGEPCYDATLADAHCRQAWRWNLDYVKDTHGNVMSFFYDKETNHYTQGLRTEEDGKPYTRGGYLARIEYGQRHNEVYEQPAAARVVLDVTERCIGESSECEPGDLTDATASRWPDVPWDRHCKAATKCEGQNSPTFWTRKKLSKITTQIRSGSDYSDVESWKLRHIFTDNGDSSKSLWLKNIDHTGHVGGTATMPSVELLGEQLPNRVDVPGDDIQAMHRHRLSGVDNDTGGLLDIVYEAADCASDDLPAPDSSTERCFPVKWNPPGAEDPITDWFHKYVVRKTVEDDLSGGAPSMVTEYDYVGGAGWKEPKPDGISDAAYRTKSDWRGYAKVRVTKSDGTAAPENTRTEHTFLRGMGGEVTDSEGAKHQDSDHLSGHELETATYNGGFAANALVRKSINTVWTHRTAQRAESWGTQKAWYTAPQTTTTFTPLEGGGRRVTKATTRYDDKTGRPVQTDDYGQTGDASDNTCTKTSYADNPDAHILSMVSRVEKLAVSCGDPYNHETQVLADTLTHYDGKAHGEGPTKGDTTKVRRLAFYEGSTPTYQTVTSAAPADFDRFGRPLKVTDAAGESTSIAYTDSDGLATKKTETNPLGWVTSTEYEPAWGQPAAQVDPNGYRTELGHDPLGRLTGVWLEGRGKDTHSPSIRYTYLIRKGEPTAVKTEKLGKDLNTYSTEYTLYDGLLRPRQVQTEGEDGDRLVADTYYNGLGEIRRTHATYAATGAPQDQLFLPEVDSVDSATVTAYDGAGRKTADILEVEGSEKWRTTYAYGGDRTHVDPPVGTAPVTTITDAQGRTTEIRRYKGEEPQPSGTSADYEAMRYDYDAAGRLTEVTDQAANSWTYGYDQRGRKIWSDDPDAGRTTYAYDSMDRAVATTDARGVKVSTEYDEIGRTLGTWEGEPGTGERLTLNLYDGLKKNTLFGAYRYQDGEVLTSTLTTRVDDFYRPVEKRYSVGPAAPHALQGAYEFTTLYNKDGTIAGTTLPKAAGLPSESLLYEYDELQRPTVLRTTSTGSYVGAARYSPTSLLQSLELTRGGDSKRTTLSYTYERGTDRLTGSQVYVSGTDVPYDAHYSYDQSGNVQSITDTPNGGSADVQCFTHDWQSRLTEAWTSSKPSDGALGTGAPDAACSAGPSSSAIGGPAPYWQSFAYDASGNRSEQVRHGVGSAPDVTRTYTYGEGDAGPHQLTKVVQQTPAHGGDPAVTSQDTFTYDAAGNTEQRVLSGNTQTLEWNAEGRLAASTDAAGQKSTFGYDAGGSRLLRDEPDATTLYLPGMELRLDKSTGEIEGTRYYSFAGQTVALRTSEGVTFLAGDRHGTAQVAVDPQSGEVTRRRMDPFGMQRGTPEKDWVDDKGFLGKPMDSSTGLTHVGAREYEPENGRFVSADPVIDFTDPQQINGYAYANNSPVTSSDPSGLMLHDSVTGLGFGNQQVLHNYIHNHIGVERYRWMAQRNTVAANQAAAASAEANAAKQQAIAAAKELAAVVADELGITAALDCFTTGSLGSCGETAVNIATSFAGGVVGKLAAKYGLPWKWKKAVALGKRIAGLVGKLVSGFKTYWKQSKAAAKWSKIAAKVAKKQGDDAMPAACPVSNSFTPDTRVLMADGSTKPISEVRIGDEVRATDPETGETTVETVTAEILGKGLKRLVRVTVDVDGDKGDETASVTATDGHPFWVPELDAWIDATDLKAGQWLRTSVGTHVQITAVARYTQPTTVHNLTVTDTHTYYVLAGATPVLVHNCDGDVHWANENANMSSTARAYDAGAAGSRAGVAPALQYYKAGGKSLSQIKFDGFDAANGVMIDRKVSVTTFNKTYRQAMNQSLALEQNGYSGRWEVPTAAEAARARKVLGGLLITNIRVRVAP, encoded by the coding sequence GTGGCCAGACCTGCCTGGCTCAGGTCCCGCACCATCCGGAACACCCACCGCTTCCGCCGACACACGATCGTCGGGCTCGGGCTCGCCCTGTCGGTCGGCCTGCTGCCCGGTTTCGTGCCGCAGGCTGCCGCATCGGGACCGCCGAAGCCCGAGATCCAGGACCTCGACGATCCGGTCCCCGGCAAGCCGGCGCGAAACCAGCCTCATCCGGCCAATCCGGTCCTGAAGGCCAAGGTCAAGGCGCCGCCGCGCGTCGTCTGGCCTGAGGCGGGTACCGAGACCCTGCGCCCGGTCAGCAAGTCGGACAAGGGGAAGGGCGGCCCGCTGAGGCTCGCCGGCCCCAGCCAGGCTTCGCGCTCAGGGGCGGCCTCTCCCGCCGCGGTGGATGTCACGGTGCTCAGCCGCAAGAAGACGCTGAAGGCCGGAGTGGACGGCGTCCTGCTGGACGTCCGCCGCAGTGACGGCGCGAAACGCGCGGCTCCTGTGGACATCTCGCTCGACTATTCCGGCTTCGCCGAAGCCTATGGCGGTGACTACGGAGCCCGCCTGCGCCTGGTGCAGTACCCGGCCTGCCTGGTGGACAGCCCGCAGAAGCCCGAATGCCGAGAGGCAGAGGAACTCGGCAGCGTCAACGACACCGCCCAGCAGCGGCTGACGGCGCGTGTCGAAGCGGCCGGTGACGGATCCGACGGTGCGGCACCCCTGGTGGCAGCCCTCGCCGGCGAGGGGTCCGACCAGGGGAGCTACGGTGCGACGCCGCTCCAGCCCTCGGCGCAGTGGAGCGTCTCCAACTCCTCCGGAGCCTTCAACTGGTCCTACCCGCTGCGCACCCCACCCGTGCCGGGCGGGCTTTCGCCGGCTATCGGCCTGGGATACGGATCCCAGTCCATCGACGGCCAGACGGCGGTGACGAACAACCAGGGCTCCTGGGTGGGCCTCGGCTTCTCCTACGAACCGGGGTTCATCGAACGCCGCTACAAGGGTTGTGCCAAGGACGGCCACAAGGAGACCAACGGCGACCTGTGCTGGGCGTACGACAACGCCACCGTGCAGATCGCAGGAGGTACCGCGGGTCGCCTCGTCAAGGACGACGACACGGGACAGTGGCGCGTCAGCGCGGACGACAACACCAGAGTCGAGAAGAAGACCGGCGCTCCCAACGGCGACGACAACGGTGAGTACTGGGTCCTGACGTCCGCTGACGGCACGGAGTACTACTTCGGCCTGGACAACCTTCCCGGCTGGTCGAGCGGCGACGAACAGACCGAGTCCACCTGGACCGTTCCCGTGTACGGCGACGACACCGGAGAACCCTGCTACGACGCGACCCTCGCCGACGCACACTGCCGGCAGGCGTGGCGCTGGAACCTGGACTACGTCAAGGACACCCACGGCAACGTGATGTCGTTCTTCTACGACAAGGAGACGAATCACTACACGCAGGGCCTCAGGACGGAGGAGGACGGCAAGCCTTACACCCGCGGCGGATACCTCGCCCGCATCGAGTACGGGCAGCGCCACAACGAGGTCTACGAGCAGCCTGCCGCGGCGCGTGTGGTGCTCGACGTGACCGAGCGCTGCATCGGAGAATCCTCCGAGTGCGAGCCCGGCGATCTCACCGATGCCACGGCGTCCCGGTGGCCGGACGTTCCGTGGGACCGCCACTGCAAGGCGGCCACCAAGTGCGAGGGGCAGAACTCGCCCACCTTCTGGACGCGCAAGAAGCTGTCGAAGATCACGACGCAGATCCGTTCCGGCAGTGACTACTCCGACGTCGAGTCGTGGAAGCTGCGGCACATCTTCACCGACAACGGCGACTCGTCCAAGTCGCTGTGGCTCAAGAACATCGACCACACCGGTCACGTGGGCGGCACGGCCACCATGCCGTCGGTGGAACTCCTCGGGGAGCAACTGCCCAACCGCGTGGATGTGCCGGGGGACGACATCCAGGCCATGCACCGCCACCGGCTGTCCGGAGTGGACAACGACACCGGTGGCCTCCTCGACATCGTCTACGAGGCCGCCGATTGCGCCTCCGATGATCTGCCTGCCCCCGATTCGTCCACCGAGCGCTGCTTCCCCGTGAAGTGGAACCCGCCGGGTGCCGAGGACCCGATCACTGACTGGTTCCACAAGTACGTCGTCCGCAAGACGGTCGAGGACGACCTCTCCGGCGGCGCCCCCAGCATGGTCACCGAGTACGACTACGTCGGTGGCGCGGGCTGGAAGGAGCCCAAGCCCGACGGCATCTCCGACGCGGCGTACCGGACGAAGAGTGACTGGCGGGGTTACGCGAAGGTCCGGGTGACGAAGTCCGACGGCACAGCCGCGCCGGAGAACACCCGGACCGAGCACACCTTCCTCCGCGGCATGGGCGGCGAGGTCACGGACTCCGAGGGGGCGAAGCACCAGGACAGCGACCACCTGTCCGGCCACGAACTCGAGACCGCCACGTACAACGGCGGATTCGCTGCGAACGCCCTCGTCCGCAAATCCATCAACACCGTGTGGACCCACCGCACCGCGCAACGCGCGGAGAGCTGGGGCACGCAGAAGGCGTGGTACACCGCGCCGCAGACGACCACCACCTTCACCCCTCTGGAGGGTGGCGGGCGCCGGGTCACGAAGGCGACCACCCGCTACGACGACAAGACCGGACGCCCGGTACAGACGGACGACTACGGGCAGACCGGCGACGCCTCCGACAACACCTGCACGAAAACGTCGTACGCCGACAACCCGGACGCCCACATCCTCTCGATGGTCTCCCGTGTCGAGAAGCTCGCGGTCTCCTGCGGCGACCCGTACAACCACGAGACGCAGGTCCTTGCGGACACCCTCACCCACTACGACGGCAAGGCCCACGGTGAAGGCCCCACGAAGGGCGACACCACCAAGGTGCGGCGCCTCGCCTTCTACGAGGGGTCCACGCCGACGTATCAGACGGTGACCTCGGCGGCACCGGCGGACTTCGACCGCTTCGGGCGCCCGCTCAAGGTCACGGACGCCGCCGGTGAGTCCACCTCCATCGCCTACACCGACAGCGACGGACTGGCGACGAAGAAGACCGAGACGAATCCGCTCGGCTGGGTGACCTCCACCGAGTACGAGCCCGCGTGGGGGCAGCCCGCCGCACAGGTGGACCCCAACGGGTACCGCACCGAACTCGGCCACGACCCGCTGGGCCGGCTCACCGGCGTGTGGCTGGAGGGGCGCGGCAAGGACACCCACTCGCCCTCGATCAGATACACCTACCTCATCCGCAAGGGCGAGCCCACCGCCGTCAAAACGGAGAAGCTCGGAAAGGACCTCAACACCTACAGCACGGAGTACACGCTGTACGACGGTCTCCTCAGGCCGCGGCAGGTGCAGACCGAGGGTGAGGACGGTGACCGTCTCGTCGCCGACACCTATTACAACGGGCTCGGCGAGATCCGCAGGACGCACGCCACCTATGCTGCGACCGGTGCCCCGCAGGACCAGCTCTTCCTTCCCGAAGTGGACAGTGTCGACAGCGCCACCGTCACCGCGTACGACGGGGCCGGGCGGAAGACGGCCGACATCCTCGAGGTCGAGGGCAGCGAGAAGTGGCGCACGACCTACGCCTACGGCGGCGACAGGACCCATGTCGACCCGCCCGTCGGCACGGCCCCCGTCACCACGATCACGGACGCGCAGGGGCGCACCACGGAGATCCGTCGCTACAAGGGCGAGGAGCCGCAGCCGTCCGGGACGTCCGCCGACTACGAGGCGATGCGCTACGACTACGACGCGGCGGGACGGCTGACCGAGGTCACCGACCAGGCGGCCAACTCGTGGACGTACGGCTACGACCAGCGCGGACGCAAGATCTGGTCCGACGACCCGGACGCCGGACGCACGACCTACGCGTACGACTCCATGGACCGTGCGGTCGCCACGACCGACGCCCGCGGTGTGAAGGTCTCCACGGAGTACGACGAGATCGGACGAACACTCGGCACGTGGGAGGGTGAGCCCGGCACAGGTGAACGGCTCACGCTCAACCTGTACGACGGGCTGAAGAAGAACACGCTGTTCGGCGCCTACCGTTACCAGGACGGCGAGGTCCTCACCAGCACTCTCACCACGAGAGTCGACGACTTCTACCGGCCGGTGGAAAAAAGGTACTCGGTAGGCCCCGCAGCACCCCACGCGCTCCAGGGTGCCTACGAGTTCACGACTCTCTACAACAAAGACGGCACGATCGCAGGGACGACCCTCCCCAAGGCAGCGGGGCTTCCGTCGGAGTCCCTGCTGTACGAGTACGACGAACTGCAGCGTCCCACGGTGCTGCGCACCACCAGCACGGGCTCCTACGTCGGCGCCGCGCGCTACTCGCCCACCAGTCTGCTCCAGAGCCTGGAGCTCACCCGAGGCGGAGACTCCAAGCGCACGACCCTGTCCTACACGTACGAACGGGGCACCGACCGTCTGACGGGCTCGCAGGTCTACGTCTCCGGAACCGACGTTCCGTACGACGCCCACTACTCCTACGACCAGTCCGGCAACGTCCAGTCGATCACCGACACCCCGAACGGCGGTTCCGCGGACGTCCAGTGCTTCACGCACGACTGGCAGAGCCGCCTCACCGAGGCATGGACGAGCTCGAAGCCTTCGGACGGCGCCCTGGGCACGGGTGCCCCTGACGCCGCGTGCTCCGCCGGCCCGTCGTCCTCGGCCATCGGCGGACCGGCACCGTACTGGCAGTCGTTCGCCTACGACGCCTCGGGCAACCGTTCCGAGCAGGTCCGGCACGGAGTGGGTTCGGCGCCGGACGTCACCCGTACCTACACCTACGGGGAAGGCGACGCCGGCCCGCACCAGCTCACCAAGGTGGTCCAGCAGACGCCCGCGCACGGCGGCGACCCCGCGGTGACGTCCCAGGACACCTTCACCTACGACGCCGCAGGCAACACCGAGCAGCGCGTTCTGTCGGGAAACACGCAGACGCTGGAGTGGAACGCGGAGGGCAGGCTCGCCGCCTCCACCGACGCGGCGGGACAGAAGTCGACGTTCGGTTACGACGCGGGCGGCAGCCGCCTGCTGCGCGACGAGCCGGACGCCACGACCCTCTACCTGCCCGGTATGGAGCTGCGCCTGGACAAGAGCACGGGAGAGATCGAGGGCACGCGGTACTACTCATTCGCGGGGCAGACCGTTGCGCTCCGCACCTCCGAAGGTGTCACCTTCCTGGCGGGTGACCGCCACGGCACGGCTCAGGTCGCCGTCGACCCGCAGAGCGGTGAGGTCACGCGCCGCCGGATGGACCCGTTCGGCATGCAGCGGGGCACTCCGGAGAAGGACTGGGTCGACGACAAGGGGTTCCTCGGCAAGCCGATGGACTCCTCCACCGGTCTGACGCACGTGGGGGCACGGGAGTACGAACCGGAGAACGGCCGCTTCGTCTCCGCCGACCCGGTGATCGATTTCACCGACCCGCAGCAGATCAACGGCTACGCCTACGCCAACAACAGCCCGGTCACCTCCAGCGATCCGTCCGGCCTGATGCTGCACGATTCGGTGACCGGTCTGGGCTTCGGCAACCAACAGGTGCTGCACAACTACATCCACAACCACATCGGCGTGGAGCGGTACCGCTGGATGGCGCAGCGGAACACGGTTGCCGCGAACCAGGCCGCAGCGGCGTCGGCGGAGGCGAACGCTGCGAAGCAGCAGGCGATCGCGGCGGCGAAGGAACTGGCCGCGGTCGTCGCGGACGAGCTGGGAATCACGGCGGCGTTGGACTGCTTCACGACCGGCAGTCTGGGGTCGTGCGGTGAGACGGCGGTGAACATCGCGACGAGCTTCGCCGGAGGCGTGGTCGGGAAACTCGCGGCCAAGTACGGCTTGCCGTGGAAGTGGAAGAAGGCTGTCGCGCTCGGGAAGAGAATCGCCGGGCTGGTCGGCAAGCTCGTCTCCGGCTTCAAGACCTACTGGAAGCAGTCCAAGGCTGCGGCGAAATGGTCGAAGATCGCGGCGAAGGTGGCCAAGAAGCAGGGCGACGACGCCATGCCGGCGGCGTGTCCGGTGAGCAACAGCTTCACTCCGGACACCAGAGTGCTGATGGCGGACGGGTCGACGAAACCGATCAGCGAGGTCCGGATCGGGGACGAGGTCCGTGCCACCGACCCGGAGACGGGCGAGACCACGGTGGAGACGGTCACCGCCGAGATCCTCGGCAAGGGGCTGAAGCGCCTGGTCCGTGTCACCGTTGACGTGGACGGCGACAAGGGTGACGAGACCGCCTCGGTCACGGCCACCGACGGCCACCCGTTCTGGGTTCCGGAACTCGACGCCTGGATCGACGCCACCGACCTGAAGGCCGGCCAGTGGCTCCGCACCAGCGTCGGCACCCACGTCCAGATCACCGCCGTCGCCCGCTACACCCAACCCACCACCGTCCACAACCTCACCGTCACCGACACCCACACGTACTATGTGCTGGCGGGGGCCACGCCGGTCCTCGTTCACAACTGCGACGGCGACGTTCATTGGGCTAACGAGAACGCCAATATGAGTTCCACGGCGCGGGCTTATGATGCGGGAGCGGCGGGTTCCAGAGCTGGTGTGGCTCCGGCGCTGCAGTACTACAAGGCTGGCGGGAAGAGCTTGTCGCAAATCAAGTTCGATGGGTTCGATGCGGCCAATGGAGTGATGATCGACCGAAAGGTGAGCGTCACGACTTTCAATAAGACATACCGGCAGGCTATGAATCAATCTCTAGCGCTTGAGCAGAACGGTTACAGCGGTCGGTGGGAAGTTCCCACTGCGGCTGAGGCCGCGCGGGCTCGAAAAGTCCTCGGCGGCCTTCTGATCACCAACATTCGAGTGAGAGTCGCACCCTGA
- a CDS encoding LamG domain-containing protein produces the protein MLVVKSAEAASNPQLASIDLGVTTEGLDLGIDASGGLAATDASVGGKVFEAPQPVMWDSSGAAQPAARKSAAAAAVNGPGEGSNVGDVDLDLADGKLTLTPDADLLKGPDTTYPVVIDPVNKTYTRTGWTWVSSHHSGLEGWKFSNDESEGLPGKGLGRCPADVSARCASSNDVQRQFYALPTGALEGKNIVKAEFTITLVHTYNSTARGVQLHRVNSSGGSAISSRTNWSNQPSSKDYLTTKEPTNTTGSCTSKNQNVRFGVTGTIRTAASKGWDRTTFGLRASSEGSYASWKRFCNNAALEVEYNRPPYQPKMSELTMSPGGECTYGEAEEHYADEVPTLSAVVWDPDHGDAGGSTEQLRAQFEVFWTNTDGTEESHTVTTDYKQSNSSSDRPHSGYERFRWTVGDDIPGDGTGSFTIPENVVIGWWVRGGDKNAWGPWSHAGSATRCQFLYDATAPEAPAVTSTEYPDDDTWHRGVGDYGTFSFHTPGTDIASYRYQFTGESWKTATPPEPGRPATVRWMPRTDAAYHLIVQAVDTAGNTRQTPNAHTFLVDAGRPPVGSWALADAEGSTQAAGEDGAEPAEAGTGVTFGVDGPHGSVRTAARLDGTAEGYLDTGQHLVDTDQTFSVGAWVKLPEVPTSSMALVSQDGSAYSGFTLGFDGDSGRWSFLAPDLEIGTMISWEVLGPRPVAGEWTHLVGVYDRDDGADPGSMRMYVNGHLVEGDIQERATTWNATGDLQIGRALEPRGYTDHLKGTVADVAVFDRVLTEAETAGLGGLPPGQLAYWNMDQAADTVIPELGGGTGLDLHGDASVYLPDETCDPGTDPTCQPVAQPLWGDGHLDLSGADGYVSRGPGLLASKASFTITARARLTSPDATEDQTVLALPGSSRAAALVRYDADRAIWELEVTESDTAGAPSASVPATGSEPSAVEAGDHLALVHDALFARVQLYVNGELAAEVSDWRYDWDFSAAALHIGRAGVGPTGTEHFSGALDEVRVFEGAFDQHLAAAVSMLQSGENLGTEVT, from the coding sequence GTGCTGGTCGTCAAGTCGGCGGAAGCGGCGTCCAACCCGCAGCTGGCTTCCATAGACCTCGGGGTGACGACCGAAGGGCTCGACCTCGGCATCGACGCGAGCGGAGGTCTGGCCGCCACGGACGCGTCTGTCGGCGGAAAGGTGTTCGAAGCCCCGCAGCCGGTCATGTGGGACTCGTCCGGTGCCGCACAACCCGCAGCGCGCAAGTCGGCGGCCGCAGCCGCCGTCAACGGGCCGGGAGAGGGGTCCAACGTCGGCGACGTCGATCTGGATCTCGCCGACGGAAAGCTGACCCTGACGCCGGACGCCGACCTGCTCAAGGGCCCGGACACCACCTATCCCGTGGTGATCGACCCGGTCAACAAGACGTACACGCGGACAGGCTGGACCTGGGTCTCCTCCCATCACTCCGGGCTGGAGGGCTGGAAGTTCTCGAACGACGAGTCCGAGGGGCTGCCCGGCAAAGGGCTGGGGCGTTGTCCGGCCGACGTGTCCGCCCGGTGCGCGAGCAGTAACGACGTGCAGCGCCAGTTTTACGCCCTCCCGACGGGCGCGCTCGAGGGCAAGAACATCGTCAAGGCGGAGTTCACGATCACCCTCGTGCACACCTACAACTCCACCGCTCGGGGCGTGCAGTTGCACCGCGTGAACAGCTCGGGCGGCAGCGCGATCAGTTCGCGCACCAACTGGTCGAACCAGCCCTCCAGCAAAGACTACCTCACGACGAAGGAACCGACGAACACGACCGGTTCCTGCACGTCGAAGAACCAGAACGTCCGCTTCGGCGTGACGGGAACGATCCGCACGGCGGCCTCCAAGGGGTGGGACCGCACCACGTTCGGGCTACGGGCGTCCTCCGAGGGCTCGTACGCCTCCTGGAAGCGCTTCTGCAACAACGCCGCACTGGAGGTGGAGTACAACCGGCCGCCCTACCAGCCCAAGATGTCGGAGCTGACCATGTCGCCGGGCGGCGAATGCACCTACGGCGAGGCCGAGGAGCACTACGCCGACGAGGTGCCGACCCTGAGCGCGGTCGTGTGGGACCCCGACCACGGGGACGCGGGCGGCAGCACGGAGCAACTGCGCGCACAGTTCGAAGTCTTCTGGACGAACACGGACGGCACCGAGGAGAGCCACACGGTCACCACCGACTACAAGCAGTCGAACTCCTCCTCCGACCGCCCCCACAGCGGCTACGAGCGCTTCCGCTGGACCGTCGGAGACGACATACCGGGCGACGGCACTGGCAGCTTCACCATCCCCGAGAACGTGGTCATCGGCTGGTGGGTGCGAGGCGGGGACAAGAACGCGTGGGGACCGTGGAGTCATGCCGGCAGCGCCACCCGCTGCCAGTTCCTCTACGACGCAACGGCCCCCGAGGCGCCGGCGGTCACTTCGACCGAGTACCCCGACGACGACACCTGGCATCGCGGGGTGGGCGACTACGGCACCTTCTCGTTCCACACGCCGGGCACAGACATCGCCTCGTACCGCTACCAGTTCACGGGTGAGTCCTGGAAGACGGCGACACCGCCGGAGCCCGGCCGCCCGGCCACCGTCCGCTGGATGCCGCGGACGGACGCCGCCTACCACCTGATCGTGCAGGCGGTGGACACCGCCGGTAACACCCGCCAGACGCCGAACGCCCACACCTTCCTCGTCGATGCGGGGCGCCCCCCGGTGGGTTCGTGGGCCCTCGCCGACGCTGAAGGCTCCACCCAGGCTGCGGGGGAGGACGGTGCCGAGCCGGCGGAAGCCGGGACCGGAGTGACGTTCGGCGTGGACGGCCCGCACGGCAGCGTGCGTACGGCTGCCCGACTGGACGGAACCGCTGAGGGATACCTGGACACCGGCCAGCACCTGGTCGACACGGACCAGACCTTCAGCGTCGGCGCCTGGGTCAAGCTGCCCGAAGTGCCCACGTCCTCCATGGCGCTGGTCAGCCAGGACGGGTCTGCCTACTCGGGCTTCACCCTCGGCTTCGACGGCGACTCCGGCCGCTGGTCCTTCCTGGCACCCGACCTCGAGATCGGCACCATGATCTCCTGGGAGGTTCTCGGGCCTCGCCCGGTGGCCGGCGAGTGGACGCACCTGGTCGGCGTCTACGACCGGGACGACGGCGCAGACCCGGGCAGCATGCGGATGTACGTCAACGGTCATCTCGTCGAGGGCGACATCCAGGAGCGGGCCACCACCTGGAACGCCACCGGCGATCTGCAGATCGGCCGGGCGCTCGAACCCCGCGGGTACACCGACCACCTCAAGGGCACCGTCGCGGACGTCGCCGTCTTCGACCGGGTCCTGACCGAGGCCGAGACGGCCGGCCTCGGCGGCCTGCCCCCGGGGCAGCTGGCCTACTGGAACATGGACCAGGCGGCGGACACGGTGATCCCCGAACTCGGCGGCGGCACCGGCCTCGACCTGCACGGTGACGCGTCGGTGTACCTTCCTGATGAAACCTGCGACCCGGGAACCGACCCCACTTGCCAACCGGTGGCCCAGCCGCTCTGGGGCGATGGCCACCTGGACCTGTCCGGGGCGGACGGTTACGTCAGCCGGGGACCTGGGCTCCTGGCGAGCAAGGCCAGTTTCACGATCACGGCACGAGCGCGTCTGACCTCTCCCGATGCGACAGAGGACCAGACGGTGCTGGCACTCCCCGGCAGCAGCCGGGCAGCCGCCCTGGTCCGCTACGACGCGGACCGTGCGATCTGGGAACTCGAAGTCACGGAAAGCGACACGGCTGGGGCACCGAGCGCCTCGGTACCGGCGACCGGATCCGAGCCCAGCGCAGTGGAAGCGGGCGATCACCTCGCACTCGTTCACGACGCCCTCTTCGCGCGCGTACAGCTGTACGTCAACGGTGAGCTCGCCGCTGAAGTCAGCGATTGGCGCTATGACTGGGACTTCTCGGCCGCGGCCCTCCACATCGGACGCGCGGGGGTAGGGCCGACGGGAACCGAGCACTTCTCGGGAGCCCTCGACGAAGTACGGGTCTTCGAAGGGGCGTTCGACCAGCACTTGGCCGCTGCCGTCTCGATGCTGCAGTCCGGGGAGAACCTCGGCACCGAGGTGACGTAG